A single window of Rubripirellula lacrimiformis DNA harbors:
- a CDS encoding aldose epimerase family protein, whose amino-acid sequence MKTQSEDFGTTPDGEEVTRFTLTNSHGNSIGLTNWGATLIDVNVPDRDGNIANVNLCFDSLAPYLSGHPYFGSTVGRFCNRIDQGKFSIHGVDYQVTVNAGKHHLHGGKKNFTYQLWDAATYQKDDVVGVQFQLTSPDGQEGFPGTLTAIVDYSWNDHNELKIEFTATTDAPTHVNLTNHSYWNLAGAGSGTAMDHVAVIEADEILDVDEDLIPTGKINSVDDTVFDFRKPTAIGDRVDTLKSTKGYDHCYVVRGAAGTLRPAARVVDPKSGRFLEIETTQPGMQLYTANHLPGNEKSAGAGSHDAFCLETQHYPNAPNRPSFPSTLLKPGETMRQTTVHRFGVQ is encoded by the coding sequence ATGAAAACCCAATCCGAAGATTTTGGCACGACGCCTGATGGCGAGGAAGTGACTCGCTTTACCCTGACCAATTCCCACGGAAATAGCATTGGGCTGACCAATTGGGGCGCCACTCTGATCGACGTCAACGTCCCCGACCGCGACGGAAACATCGCCAACGTGAATCTATGCTTCGATTCGCTGGCCCCCTACCTGAGTGGCCACCCGTACTTTGGCAGCACGGTTGGACGATTCTGCAACCGGATCGATCAAGGCAAGTTTTCGATTCACGGCGTCGACTACCAAGTCACGGTCAACGCCGGCAAGCATCACCTGCACGGTGGTAAAAAGAACTTTACCTACCAGCTGTGGGATGCCGCCACCTACCAAAAGGACGATGTCGTCGGCGTTCAATTCCAATTGACCAGCCCCGACGGTCAAGAAGGATTCCCGGGCACTTTGACAGCCATCGTGGACTACAGCTGGAACGACCACAACGAATTGAAGATCGAGTTCACCGCGACCACCGACGCACCCACGCACGTCAACCTAACCAACCATAGCTATTGGAACCTAGCTGGTGCCGGCTCGGGCACCGCGATGGATCACGTTGCGGTGATCGAAGCCGACGAGATTCTAGATGTCGACGAAGACCTGATTCCGACCGGCAAAATCAACTCGGTCGATGACACCGTGTTCGATTTCCGAAAGCCGACCGCGATTGGCGATCGAGTGGACACATTAAAATCGACCAAGGGATACGACCATTGCTACGTCGTCCGCGGTGCGGCCGGCACGCTGCGGCCGGCGGCGCGCGTGGTGGATCCCAAGTCGGGGCGATTTCTGGAGATCGAAACCACTCAGCCGGGAATGCAGCTGTACACCGCCAACCATTTGCCCGGCAATGAAAAGTCTGCCGGTGCAGGCAGCCACGATGCATTCTGCTTGGAAACCCAACACTATCCAAACGCCCCCAACCGCCCCTCGTTCCCCAGCACGCTGCTGAAGCCCGGCGAAACGATGCGGCAAACGACCGTACATCGATTCGGCGTCCAGTGA
- a CDS encoding IS1182 family transposase, whose protein sequence is MKIPTDAQQRGSARTHRPERSQVEMRFYSLDQMVAREHRVRLVWQYCESLDLGPLYEKIKSKVDGRGRTPIDPRILFALWFYATLEGISSARRLSDLTTRDFHYLWICGDVTVNHHTLSDFRSGNAEYLEKLLSDSIAVLLSEKLITLDTIGQDGMRVRASAGSSSFRSESTLQQMQEVAEDYVKELAERSDEEAAAATRAEQAARKRAADERLERIKAAQENLKELERRRKEKRSRKSKSTPRASTTDPEAARMKMGDGGFRPAYNVQFASDGDSRIVVGVSVDNQGSDQGEMLPMYESICRTYGVTPAHYLVDGGFTKASDIEAMDAAGTEVYGPLKDIKRQVANGKDPHASKPGDSDAMARYRKRMGTPEAQEMLRRRPSIAEFPNAECRNRGLHQFRVRGQKKAMAQTLWHVLVNNFNRLNNLGFLQTLMRQSCTATP, encoded by the coding sequence ATGAAAATTCCAACCGATGCTCAGCAGCGTGGTTCCGCTCGCACCCACCGCCCCGAACGCAGCCAAGTTGAGATGCGGTTCTATTCGCTCGACCAGATGGTGGCCCGCGAGCACCGCGTTCGTTTGGTATGGCAGTACTGCGAATCGCTCGACCTCGGACCGCTTTACGAGAAGATCAAATCGAAAGTAGATGGTCGTGGTCGTACCCCGATCGATCCGCGAATCCTCTTCGCCCTGTGGTTCTACGCAACGCTCGAAGGGATCAGTAGCGCCCGCCGTTTGAGCGATTTGACCACCCGCGACTTCCACTACCTGTGGATCTGCGGCGATGTCACGGTTAATCATCACACCCTGAGCGACTTTCGCAGCGGCAACGCCGAGTATCTCGAGAAGTTGCTTAGCGACTCGATCGCCGTGCTGCTGAGCGAAAAACTGATCACGTTGGATACCATCGGGCAGGATGGCATGCGGGTGCGTGCCTCGGCCGGCAGCAGTTCGTTTCGGTCCGAATCGACGCTCCAACAGATGCAAGAGGTTGCCGAAGACTATGTAAAGGAACTCGCCGAGCGATCCGACGAGGAAGCTGCCGCGGCAACTCGGGCCGAACAGGCCGCCCGCAAGCGTGCTGCCGACGAACGACTCGAGCGTATCAAGGCGGCTCAAGAGAACCTCAAAGAACTTGAGCGACGTCGTAAAGAGAAACGATCACGCAAAAGCAAGTCGACCCCACGAGCCTCCACAACGGACCCCGAAGCGGCGCGGATGAAGATGGGAGACGGCGGTTTTCGCCCCGCCTATAACGTCCAATTCGCCAGCGACGGCGACTCTCGAATTGTCGTCGGCGTGAGCGTTGACAATCAGGGCAGCGATCAAGGTGAGATGCTTCCGATGTACGAGTCGATCTGCCGCACCTATGGGGTGACGCCGGCACACTACTTGGTCGACGGCGGGTTCACCAAAGCGAGCGATATCGAAGCGATGGACGCTGCGGGGACGGAGGTTTACGGTCCACTGAAGGACATCAAAAGACAAGTCGCTAACGGCAAGGATCCCCATGCGAGCAAGCCGGGCGATAGCGACGCGATGGCGAGGTATCGAAAGAGGATGGGGACACCCGAGGCGCAGGAGATGTTGAGACGACGTCCATCGATAGCTGAATTTCCCAACGCGGAATGTCGTAATCGCGGTCTTCATCAGTTCCGGGTTCGTGGCCAGAAGAAAGCAATGGCCCAAACGCTTTGGCACGTGCTGGTGAACAACTTCAATCGATTGAACAACCTAGGATTTTTACAAACACTGATGAGGCAATCCTGTACTGCGACGCCTTGA
- a CDS encoding OmpA/MotB family protein: MIAAMSLTGCSQNPYLAAPGGAAWNLPQNAAISQNDARLAELNRRVQLLDDNNRQLHTQLAQSEQQAQVFKDESALLRKQLGEVSNQMQSTAIAARNAQDQVRGMQASTQIRGATIQPNTNLSQMVSKLNLGGIPVQQDGEVIRIAVPSDQLFAPGSGQLHAQAAATLDSIATQLLRSFPRQRIGIEGYTDNAPIYGGGFSSAHQLTAAQAAAVLDLLTRRNGMPPNQLFTVAQGSNNPRQTNDTPAGRAANRRIELVIYPDTY; this comes from the coding sequence ATGATCGCCGCGATGTCGCTGACCGGTTGCAGCCAAAATCCGTACCTCGCGGCGCCTGGTGGTGCAGCCTGGAACTTGCCTCAAAACGCCGCGATCAGCCAAAACGATGCCCGTCTGGCAGAACTGAACCGCCGCGTCCAGCTATTGGATGACAACAACCGGCAACTGCACACCCAGCTGGCTCAAAGCGAGCAGCAGGCCCAGGTGTTCAAGGACGAATCGGCACTGCTGCGGAAACAGCTGGGCGAAGTTTCCAACCAGATGCAATCGACCGCCATCGCCGCTCGCAACGCTCAGGATCAAGTTCGCGGGATGCAGGCATCCACCCAGATTCGCGGTGCAACGATCCAGCCGAACACCAATCTGTCGCAGATGGTCAGCAAGTTGAACTTGGGCGGAATCCCGGTCCAGCAAGACGGCGAAGTGATCCGGATTGCGGTCCCGTCGGACCAATTGTTTGCCCCCGGATCCGGCCAGTTGCATGCCCAGGCCGCGGCGACACTGGACTCGATCGCCACTCAGTTGCTGCGATCGTTCCCTCGACAACGGATTGGCATCGAAGGGTACACCGACAATGCACCGATCTACGGCGGCGGATTTTCCAGCGCCCATCAATTGACCGCTGCCCAGGCGGCGGCCGTCTTGGACCTGTTGACCCGTCGCAACGGAATGCCGCCGAACCAACTGTTCACCGTCGCACAGGGTTCGAACAACCCGCGTCAAACCAACGACACCCCGGCTGGCCGAGCTGCCAATCGGCGAATCGAATTGGTGATCTACCCGGACACGTACTAG
- a CDS encoding dockerin type I domain-containing protein produces MLGIQANLWEADSDFVVLQDAYLGHLFVIQSDQTIDIDSESRVSRIELPADSDPSVHWLRMGDTLVLSSQTFPPYTATTSSIDHRDAPGSQPIDPTSSLRHWVDGFGQPTLITVDLPSATIIAQTDLPRNDLPRNGVATELTAIDADNQKFAFMQFNAKPFQAAPVVRFGRISSDGKFLEDGHFSITAAIESTVSSDAFTQRTSDTLIRYPWNDYLNPVTLPLGPATPVSLAVDDTFSLVSSVSESELDVLANDQLHELFGPAFISSLLDAPEGVSIHGSGRSIQVTSQALQGIERLSFRYVLSSNGKQSIADVDVDVVTMTEDDVTALVEMALQPVDVQGNPVTEIANGQTFYLEWTAKDLRSAGEGVYAAFFDLDLPSDRLQLTGEFQHLNDFKALGDGGGMDGVLDEMGVFSSDVEHPGNEQQTLLRIGVIAVGVGDVLITPTAADEPGHEILLRGRDTETPAESVRYLSTSLTITEAPVFDPLDTDEDGQVTAVDALRVVNFLGRYGVAPVDDLPQLLAAEETATGISLEETRRLDTNQNGSITALDALVIINRLGRIPETSEGETIGLFDAIDEIKPIATGE; encoded by the coding sequence TTGCTGGGCATCCAGGCGAACCTCTGGGAGGCCGATTCCGATTTCGTCGTTCTGCAAGACGCCTACTTGGGTCACTTGTTTGTGATTCAGTCAGACCAAACGATCGATATCGATTCCGAAAGCCGTGTGAGCCGTATTGAACTGCCCGCGGACAGTGACCCTTCGGTCCACTGGTTGCGGATGGGCGACACCCTGGTCCTCAGCAGTCAAACCTTCCCCCCCTACACTGCGACGACATCATCCATCGACCATCGGGACGCCCCTGGATCCCAGCCGATCGATCCAACGTCTTCATTGCGACATTGGGTCGATGGATTTGGTCAACCCACTTTGATCACGGTGGACCTGCCGTCCGCTACGATCATTGCCCAAACCGATCTGCCCCGGAACGATCTACCCCGGAACGGCGTTGCCACTGAATTGACGGCCATCGACGCCGACAACCAGAAGTTCGCTTTTATGCAGTTCAACGCGAAGCCGTTCCAAGCGGCTCCGGTGGTTCGATTTGGCCGCATTTCTAGCGATGGTAAATTCCTAGAAGACGGGCACTTTAGTATCACGGCGGCCATCGAATCCACGGTTTCCAGCGACGCTTTCACACAGCGGACCAGCGACACGCTGATTCGATACCCTTGGAACGATTACCTGAACCCAGTGACGCTTCCCTTGGGGCCTGCCACCCCGGTTTCGCTGGCAGTGGACGATACGTTTTCGTTGGTATCATCGGTCAGTGAGAGCGAATTGGACGTGTTGGCAAACGATCAATTGCACGAACTTTTCGGGCCGGCGTTCATTTCGTCACTGCTAGATGCACCGGAGGGAGTTTCGATCCACGGAAGTGGTCGATCCATTCAGGTGACGTCGCAGGCATTGCAGGGTATCGAAAGACTGAGTTTTCGTTACGTGCTGTCATCCAACGGCAAACAATCCATTGCCGACGTCGATGTCGACGTGGTCACCATGACCGAAGACGACGTGACTGCGTTGGTCGAAATGGCGTTGCAGCCAGTGGACGTCCAGGGCAACCCAGTCACCGAGATCGCCAATGGCCAAACGTTCTATCTGGAATGGACGGCCAAAGACTTGCGATCGGCGGGCGAGGGGGTTTATGCCGCTTTCTTTGATCTGGACCTGCCCTCGGACCGCCTGCAACTGACCGGCGAATTCCAACACCTGAATGATTTCAAAGCGCTGGGTGACGGCGGTGGGATGGATGGTGTACTGGATGAAATGGGGGTCTTCAGCAGCGATGTCGAGCATCCCGGAAATGAGCAACAAACGTTGCTGCGAATCGGCGTGATTGCGGTCGGCGTTGGCGATGTGTTGATCACCCCCACCGCAGCAGACGAACCGGGACACGAAATATTGCTACGTGGCCGGGACACCGAAACACCGGCTGAATCCGTACGCTACCTGTCGACCTCATTGACGATCACCGAAGCCCCCGTGTTTGACCCGTTGGACACAGACGAAGACGGTCAGGTCACCGCCGTTGATGCACTAAGGGTTGTCAATTTCCTGGGTCGGTACGGTGTTGCGCCGGTCGATGATCTGCCGCAATTGTTGGCAGCCGAAGAAACCGCCACTGGCATCAGCCTAGAGGAAACACGGCGACTAGATACCAATCAAAATGGCAGCATCACGGCACTCGACGCGTTGGTGATCATCAATCGACTGGGCCGGATTCCGGAAACGAGTGAAGGCGAAACCATCGGGTTGTTCGACGCGATCGATGAAATCAAGCCGATTGCCACTGGCGAATGA
- the pheT gene encoding phenylalanine--tRNA ligase subunit beta, translating into MLVSLKWLSKYIDLPMSHEELALRLSLSGLNHEETTEIGGDIVIDLEVTSNRGDCLGHLGVAREIAVLYGLDVKTPEPKLAPGSTKVDTLLSVENRFVDACPRYTARVIQGVQVGPSPAWLVEALQSVFWKAKVDGTIEPYQSINNVVDATNFVMMECGQPLHAFDYAKVADQKIIVRPATKGETIEAIDHHSYELDASNCVIADANSPQAVAGVMGGAQSEVTDATTDLVIEAAIFTPLSVRRTARKLKLHSPSSFRFERKVDPVGVDWASRRVCELIVQIAGGTVADGIIDTAPTIPASPPVVLRSSQLERILGIKIDAEEVQRILTKLGCVAQAASDESGTYVPPSWRHDLTREADLIEEVARIHGYDKIPEDSPIPVAPSSKREFDTAMERVRHVLTSAAISEAMTPSIVTAKLDESISPWTDRSALQTETAMLKGARRLRRTLLPSLIEGRAKNWASASIAADLFEIAHIYLPSEPGQDGDDTLPSEQYSLGIVSGRDFFEVKGTLETLCLRMGIEDRLTVDPIARAGLAKGGAVALKIGDTMLGYLGIVDPKTLKAWKLPPPVVVAEISLPALLELSSLVPQQRAVSMFPSVQRDLNFVVAEAVRWAELENVVRDAVGDSLADVTYRETYRDPQKDGQGRKRVLLSVQLQRHDQTLSGEQADALIGKVVDECGKKLSAELLS; encoded by the coding sequence ATGCTTGTTTCACTGAAATGGTTGTCGAAATATATCGACCTTCCGATGAGCCACGAAGAATTGGCCCTACGGCTGAGCCTTTCGGGACTCAATCACGAGGAAACCACGGAAATCGGCGGCGATATCGTCATCGACCTCGAAGTGACCAGCAACCGGGGCGATTGCCTGGGGCATTTGGGCGTGGCTCGTGAAATTGCCGTACTGTACGGATTGGACGTCAAGACACCCGAGCCGAAATTGGCGCCGGGATCGACCAAGGTGGACACGTTGTTGTCGGTCGAGAACCGCTTCGTCGATGCCTGCCCGCGCTACACCGCTCGCGTGATCCAGGGCGTCCAAGTCGGACCGAGCCCAGCGTGGTTGGTCGAAGCCCTGCAGTCGGTGTTCTGGAAAGCGAAGGTCGATGGAACGATCGAACCGTACCAAAGCATCAACAATGTGGTGGATGCAACCAACTTTGTGATGATGGAATGTGGCCAGCCGCTGCATGCGTTCGATTATGCCAAAGTGGCGGATCAAAAGATCATCGTCCGTCCGGCAACCAAGGGCGAAACGATCGAAGCGATCGATCACCACAGCTACGAACTCGATGCGTCCAACTGTGTGATCGCCGATGCCAATTCGCCCCAGGCTGTCGCCGGAGTGATGGGCGGTGCCCAATCGGAAGTCACCGACGCCACCACAGATTTGGTGATCGAAGCAGCGATTTTCACGCCGTTGTCGGTTCGCCGGACAGCCCGTAAATTGAAACTGCACAGCCCTTCGTCGTTCCGTTTCGAACGCAAAGTGGATCCGGTCGGGGTCGATTGGGCATCGCGCCGGGTATGCGAACTGATCGTCCAGATAGCGGGCGGCACCGTTGCCGACGGCATCATCGACACCGCCCCCACGATCCCTGCTAGCCCGCCCGTCGTGCTGCGTTCCAGCCAATTGGAACGGATCCTGGGCATCAAGATCGATGCCGAAGAAGTACAGCGGATTTTGACCAAGCTAGGCTGTGTTGCCCAAGCCGCATCGGATGAATCCGGCACCTACGTGCCGCCGTCGTGGCGTCACGACCTGACGCGTGAAGCCGACTTGATCGAAGAGGTCGCGCGGATTCACGGGTACGACAAGATCCCCGAAGACTCACCGATTCCGGTCGCGCCGAGTTCGAAGCGTGAATTTGATACGGCGATGGAACGCGTGCGTCACGTGTTGACATCGGCAGCGATCAGCGAAGCGATGACGCCTTCGATCGTGACCGCCAAACTGGACGAATCGATCAGCCCGTGGACCGACCGATCTGCCCTGCAGACTGAAACCGCGATGTTGAAAGGAGCCCGGCGGCTGCGCCGAACTCTGCTGCCAAGTTTGATCGAAGGCCGCGCCAAAAACTGGGCATCCGCTTCGATCGCCGCCGACCTGTTTGAAATTGCACACATCTATTTGCCGAGCGAACCTGGCCAGGATGGCGACGACACACTGCCGTCGGAACAGTATTCGTTGGGCATCGTTTCGGGCCGCGACTTTTTCGAAGTCAAAGGAACCCTGGAAACGTTGTGCCTGCGGATGGGGATCGAAGATCGATTGACCGTTGATCCGATCGCACGCGCGGGCCTGGCCAAAGGTGGCGCGGTGGCACTGAAAATCGGCGACACCATGCTGGGCTATTTGGGGATCGTCGACCCCAAAACGCTGAAAGCCTGGAAACTGCCGCCACCGGTCGTGGTTGCCGAAATTTCGCTTCCTGCCCTGCTAGAACTCTCTTCGCTGGTACCGCAGCAAAGAGCGGTCAGCATGTTCCCATCGGTCCAGCGCGATTTGAATTTTGTCGTCGCCGAAGCGGTCCGCTGGGCCGAACTGGAAAACGTCGTCCGCGACGCCGTCGGCGATTCGCTGGCCGATGTGACCTACCGCGAGACGTACCGCGACCCTCAAAAGGATGGTCAGGGACGCAAACGAGTTCTGCTGTCCGTTCAACTGCAGCGTCACGACCAGACCCTCAGTGGTGAACAAGCGGACGCATTGATCGGAAAAGTCGTCGACGAATGCGGCAAAAAGCTGTCCGCTGAACTATTGTCATAG
- a CDS encoding ROK family protein, whose product MQPSSPPDISPRNDLPSADMPALDPPPVATDLFLGIDVGGTNVKVGLVDGSGVLHAKASTATPPLKTPDRVFRYAIDFAIRTMRHWDRPIDDLMAVGLAVPGVLDTREFQLREVVNLPGWLGQPLRDILVDTCQRPAMVVNDANAAAYAEHSLRKLGDQSLALVTLGTGIGAGVVTAGRPHGGDHGCAGEVGHIAIEFGDMALPCTCGSRGHLESYAGAAGVIARLRASMPEDYQTNSDQIDRDQISRDLYAGQPWTPRSIAMAAADGDALCLQIIDQTGDYVGRAIGMLGQTLDPAVVLLGGAMTFGGDQTSTGRGFLERIRRSVTDTTLVQVGGNIQVEFASLGNDAGTLGAAMVAKNLT is encoded by the coding sequence ATGCAACCTTCGTCCCCCCCTGATATTTCGCCTCGCAATGACCTGCCGTCCGCCGATATGCCTGCCCTAGATCCACCGCCGGTCGCGACCGATCTGTTTCTGGGCATCGACGTGGGCGGAACCAACGTCAAAGTGGGCCTGGTTGACGGATCCGGGGTGCTACACGCCAAAGCGTCCACAGCGACCCCACCGCTGAAGACACCCGATCGAGTGTTTCGATACGCGATCGATTTCGCGATCCGTACGATGCGCCATTGGGACCGTCCGATCGATGATTTGATGGCGGTGGGCCTGGCCGTCCCCGGCGTCCTGGATACACGCGAATTTCAGCTCCGCGAAGTCGTCAATCTGCCCGGTTGGCTTGGTCAGCCGTTGCGAGACATCTTGGTCGATACCTGCCAACGGCCGGCGATGGTGGTCAATGATGCGAACGCCGCTGCGTATGCCGAACACTCGCTTCGCAAACTCGGGGACCAATCACTTGCCCTGGTGACGTTGGGAACCGGCATCGGCGCTGGCGTGGTGACCGCCGGGCGACCGCATGGCGGGGACCATGGTTGTGCGGGGGAAGTCGGACACATTGCAATCGAATTTGGCGACATGGCATTGCCGTGCACCTGCGGCAGTCGCGGGCACTTGGAATCGTATGCGGGTGCCGCTGGCGTGATCGCACGACTGCGGGCATCGATGCCCGAGGACTACCAAACCAACAGCGACCAGATTGATCGCGACCAAATCAGCCGAGACCTTTACGCCGGCCAACCCTGGACACCGCGATCGATCGCGATGGCCGCCGCGGATGGCGATGCACTGTGCCTACAGATCATTGACCAGACCGGTGACTATGTCGGTCGCGCGATCGGCATGTTGGGCCAGACCTTGGATCCGGCCGTCGTGTTGCTGGGCGGCGCGATGACGTTCGGTGGCGACCAAACATCGACCGGACGTGGTTTCCTAGAACGAATTCGACGTTCGGTTACCGACACTACGTTGGTTCAAGTCGGTGGTAACATACAGGTCGAATTCGCATCGCTCGGCAACGACGCCGGCACGCTGGGCGCCGCCATGGTGGCCAAAAATCTAACCTAG
- a CDS encoding glucosamine-6-phosphate deaminase: MTTNPNERIACRIFSRASDASVAVAAEIADLIRSQAASGKNAVLGLVAGSSPVNVYTELVRLHQNGELSFANVVTFNSDEYHPMQPTELQSISRFMHEHLFDHVDIDPANVHIPDGTVAKEHSPTYCAHYEQLIRDAGGIDLQLLGINRAGHIGLNEPGSDRGSRTRLITLDQPTRTDAASDFFGAENVPRHAITMGVGTLLDARRVLLLAFGEGKADIVARTVEGYAGANVPSTFLQDHPSVEALLDDAAASRLTRVQSPWLLGEVAWDDITTRRAVIDLAEGVGKAILKLTDADYNEHGLQDLLAAHGSSYDINLRVFRNLQSTIIGWPGGKPEHRKRPGDRPGHRDDIFPKRVIVFSPHPDDDVISMGGTLIRLVDQGHDVHIAYQTSGNIAVFDEDALRFAEFVEDFCTEFGIQAGGLEAIAHHVDEFLRNKKSGQLDSEEVLRIKGLIRRGEARQGARCCGVPDANLHYLDLPFYQTGRITKRPLSDEDVGITVDLLRQIEPHQIYAAGDLSDPHGTHRTCLSAILQACVICQNDPWYEACAVWMYRGAWQEWAPHQIEMAVPLSPQEVARKRVAIFKHESQKDRALFPGSDLREFWQRAEARNADTARRYDELGLAEYAAIEGFVRWDGSTGIEL, encoded by the coding sequence ATGACTACCAATCCCAATGAACGGATCGCATGCCGGATTTTCTCGCGTGCCTCCGATGCCTCGGTCGCTGTCGCAGCCGAAATTGCTGACCTGATCCGATCCCAAGCTGCCAGCGGCAAGAATGCAGTGCTGGGGCTAGTGGCCGGTTCATCGCCGGTCAACGTCTATACCGAACTGGTACGCCTGCACCAAAATGGTGAACTGTCGTTTGCGAACGTCGTGACGTTCAATTCCGACGAATACCATCCGATGCAACCAACCGAACTGCAAAGCATTTCGCGGTTCATGCACGAACACCTGTTCGATCATGTCGACATCGATCCAGCCAACGTGCACATCCCCGACGGCACCGTCGCGAAAGAACATTCGCCGACTTACTGTGCCCATTACGAACAACTGATTCGCGATGCCGGCGGGATCGATCTGCAATTGCTGGGGATCAATCGCGCAGGACACATCGGGCTGAACGAACCCGGATCCGATCGCGGATCACGCACTCGATTGATCACCCTGGACCAGCCGACACGGACTGATGCGGCAAGCGATTTCTTTGGTGCCGAAAACGTTCCTCGTCACGCGATCACGATGGGTGTCGGTACTCTGCTGGATGCCCGCCGCGTGCTGTTGTTGGCGTTCGGCGAAGGCAAAGCTGACATCGTCGCACGTACTGTCGAAGGGTATGCCGGCGCCAACGTTCCATCCACGTTTCTGCAGGATCACCCCAGCGTCGAAGCACTGCTGGACGATGCCGCGGCGTCGCGTCTGACGCGGGTCCAGTCCCCATGGCTGCTAGGCGAAGTTGCCTGGGACGACATCACAACACGCCGCGCCGTCATCGATCTGGCCGAAGGCGTGGGCAAAGCGATCCTGAAACTGACCGATGCCGATTACAACGAACACGGACTGCAGGATCTGTTGGCGGCTCACGGCAGCAGTTACGACATCAACCTGCGTGTCTTTCGCAATCTGCAGTCGACCATCATCGGATGGCCCGGTGGCAAACCAGAACACCGCAAACGACCAGGCGACCGCCCCGGGCATCGCGACGACATTTTCCCCAAACGTGTGATCGTGTTCTCGCCGCATCCGGACGACGACGTGATTTCGATGGGCGGCACTTTGATTCGTTTGGTGGACCAGGGGCATGACGTTCACATCGCCTATCAAACGTCCGGCAACATTGCCGTGTTCGACGAAGACGCGTTGCGGTTCGCGGAGTTCGTCGAGGACTTTTGCACCGAATTCGGAATCCAGGCAGGCGGTTTGGAAGCGATCGCTCATCACGTTGACGAATTCCTGCGGAACAAGAAATCCGGGCAACTCGATAGCGAAGAAGTGCTTCGGATCAAGGGTCTGATCCGGCGCGGCGAAGCCAGGCAAGGTGCACGCTGCTGCGGAGTCCCCGATGCCAATCTGCACTACCTTGATTTGCCGTTCTACCAGACCGGACGGATCACCAAGCGACCGCTGTCGGACGAAGACGTCGGCATCACGGTCGACCTGCTGCGTCAGATTGAACCGCACCAAATCTATGCCGCCGGCGACCTGTCGGATCCGCACGGGACGCACCGCACGTGTCTGTCGGCGATTCTGCAGGCCTGTGTGATTTGCCAGAACGATCCCTGGTACGAAGCCTGTGCGGTTTGGATGTACCGCGGTGCATGGCAGGAATGGGCTCCACACCAGATCGAGATGGCGGTCCCGTTGAGTCCGCAGGAAGTGGCCAGAAAGCGAGTGGCAATCTTCAAGCACGAATCGCAAAAGGATCGCGCTCTGTTTCCGGGATCGGATTTACGTGAATTCTGGCAGCGGGCCGAAGCACGCAACGCCGACACCGCCCGTCGCTACGATGAACTCGGGCTGGCGGAGTACGCCGCGATCGAAGGCTTCGTTCGCTGGGACGGAAGCACCGGAATCGAACTGTAG